A stretch of Sphingomonas sp. JUb134 DNA encodes these proteins:
- a CDS encoding carbon-nitrogen hydrolase family protein, translating into MRIALLQMTSGIDPLANAAVLTDAVAQAAAGGAAMLFTPEMSGLIDRERGRAAAVLTDEAGDPVLAAVRTAAAEHRLWVQLGSLAIRRPDGKLANRSFVIGPDGMVRARYDKLHLFDVALASGERWQESAAYAPGDEAVVVDTPAGPLGLSICYDMRFPDLYRALSDAGAELLAVPSAFTRPTGAAHWHVLLRARAIEAAAFVIAAAQTGVHADGRETYGHSLVVDPWGTVLLDMGDAPGLGFAELDRAVLHDVRERLPVLRHRRAIPPVERVA; encoded by the coding sequence ATGAGGATCGCCCTGCTGCAGATGACGAGCGGGATCGACCCGCTCGCCAATGCGGCGGTGCTGACGGACGCGGTGGCCCAGGCGGCTGCCGGGGGCGCCGCCATGCTGTTCACCCCCGAGATGTCCGGTCTGATCGATCGGGAGCGGGGCAGGGCGGCGGCTGTCCTGACGGACGAGGCCGGCGATCCCGTGCTGGCCGCCGTACGGACGGCCGCGGCGGAGCATCGCCTGTGGGTTCAACTCGGCTCCCTGGCGATCCGCCGGCCGGATGGAAAGCTGGCGAACCGCAGCTTCGTGATCGGGCCGGACGGCATGGTTCGCGCTCGATATGACAAGCTCCACCTGTTCGACGTCGCGCTGGCAAGCGGCGAACGCTGGCAGGAATCCGCCGCCTATGCGCCTGGCGACGAAGCGGTGGTGGTGGACACTCCGGCCGGGCCGCTTGGCCTCTCGATCTGCTACGACATGCGCTTCCCGGATCTCTACCGGGCGCTGAGCGACGCGGGTGCCGAATTGCTGGCGGTGCCCTCTGCCTTCACCCGCCCGACTGGCGCTGCCCATTGGCACGTGCTGCTGCGGGCTCGCGCGATCGAGGCTGCTGCCTTCGTGATCGCCGCGGCCCAGACGGGCGTGCATGCGGACGGCCGCGAGACCTATGGCCATTCGCTGGTGGTCGATCCCTGGGGCACGGTGCTGCTCGACATGGGCGACGCACCCGGCCTGGGCTTTGCCGAACTCGACCGCGCTGTCCTTCACGACGTTCGCGAGCGTCTGCCGGTGCTGCGGCATCGACGCGCGATCCCGCCCGTCGAGCGCGTCGCATGA
- the grxC gene encoding glutaredoxin 3, with protein MAKIEIYTKAFCPYCTRAKRLLESKGAGFEEFDITMGGERRAEMLQRANGRTTVPQVFIDGRHIGGSDDLAALDRQGGLDPLLAR; from the coding sequence ATGGCAAAGATCGAAATCTACACCAAAGCCTTCTGCCCCTACTGCACCCGCGCGAAGCGGCTGCTGGAGAGCAAGGGAGCCGGGTTCGAGGAATTTGACATCACCATGGGTGGCGAGCGCCGCGCGGAGATGCTGCAGCGGGCGAACGGCCGCACCACCGTGCCTCAGGTGTTCATCGACGGCCGCCACATCGGCGGCTCGGACGATCTCGCCGCGCTGGATCGGCAGGGGGGACTGGACCCGCTGCTCGCACGATGA
- a CDS encoding double zinc ribbon domain-containing protein: MNAVAALVRGSIALALPPRCPACGQVTEADHRFCVRCWDGLQFLGPPWCAACALPFDHDRGGDACCAACLAAPPAHAGARAAVAYGPVARDVALKLKYGGRLAAAETMARLMARLMPADAELLVPVPLHRRRLWSRGYNQAALVAGTLSRICGVSAELHLLVRTRATPVLRGLGRRERAKVLAGAFAVSGSGRTRVAGKSVVLVDDVYTSGATANACARKLLAAGAREVTVLCWARVLDEAHD; the protein is encoded by the coding sequence GTGAACGCCGTCGCCGCCCTGGTCCGAGGCAGCATCGCGCTGGCACTGCCGCCGCGCTGCCCCGCGTGCGGGCAGGTGACGGAGGCCGACCATCGCTTCTGTGTCCGCTGCTGGGACGGCCTCCAGTTCCTGGGGCCGCCGTGGTGTGCCGCCTGCGCGCTGCCATTCGATCATGACCGGGGCGGGGACGCCTGCTGTGCCGCCTGCTTGGCAGCACCGCCCGCCCATGCCGGTGCCCGGGCAGCGGTCGCCTATGGTCCGGTCGCGCGCGACGTCGCCCTGAAGCTGAAATATGGCGGCCGGCTTGCCGCCGCGGAAACCATGGCCCGATTGATGGCCCGGCTGATGCCCGCGGACGCCGAACTGCTGGTGCCGGTGCCGCTTCATCGGCGCCGCCTGTGGTCGCGCGGCTACAACCAGGCGGCGCTGGTCGCAGGAACCCTGTCGCGGATCTGCGGCGTTTCGGCTGAACTCCATCTGCTGGTTCGCACCCGGGCGACGCCCGTCCTCCGCGGCCTCGGCCGGCGCGAACGCGCAAAGGTGCTGGCGGGTGCCTTTGCGGTTTCTGGCTCTGGTAGGACACGGGTAGCGGGCAAGTCCGTCGTGCTGGTGGACGACGTCTACACCTCCGGCGCGACCGCCAATGCCTGCGCCCGGAAGCTTCTTGCGGCAGGCGCTCGCGAGGTGACGGTGCTGTGCTGGGCGCGCGTGCTGGACGAGGCGCATGATTGA
- a CDS encoding methyltransferase domain-containing protein, with translation MQPPEIFHRAARRLRRDRIASRFGESDFLRRFMIEGLSERLDAVTREFADVLDLGCFDAGLALPGTRIVRADPGFAFARAAGGVQCDEDRLPFADGSFDLVVSAGTLDQVNDLPGALNLIRRVLRPDGLFLAAFTGGGTLSTLRGTLMAAEQDRPAARVHPQVNLQSAGDLLMRGGFALPVADSETLNVRYASFGRLIEDLRGMAGTSLLVDRAPLSRTTLAEAAAGFGERADAGGRVSEQFEVIYLTGWAPSPDQPKPARRGSATVSLAEALRPKH, from the coding sequence GTGCAACCGCCAGAGATCTTCCATCGCGCCGCGCGCCGCCTGCGCCGCGACCGTATCGCCTCCCGCTTCGGCGAGTCCGACTTCCTGCGCCGCTTCATGATCGAGGGGTTGAGCGAACGACTCGATGCGGTCACCCGCGAGTTCGCCGACGTGCTGGACCTGGGTTGCTTCGATGCCGGTCTGGCGCTTCCGGGCACCCGGATCGTTCGCGCCGATCCCGGCTTCGCCTTCGCCCGCGCGGCAGGCGGCGTGCAGTGCGACGAGGATCGGCTGCCCTTCGCGGACGGTTCCTTCGATCTGGTCGTGTCGGCGGGAACGCTGGATCAGGTCAACGACCTTCCGGGGGCGCTGAATCTGATCCGCCGGGTTCTGCGGCCGGACGGGCTGTTCCTGGCCGCCTTCACGGGCGGAGGCACGCTGTCGACGCTGCGCGGAACGCTGATGGCAGCGGAGCAGGATCGGCCCGCTGCGCGCGTTCACCCGCAGGTGAACCTGCAATCCGCGGGGGACCTGTTGATGCGGGGGGGCTTCGCGTTGCCGGTGGCCGACTCCGAAACCCTGAATGTGCGCTACGCGAGCTTCGGCCGCTTGATCGAGGACCTGCGCGGCATGGCCGGCACCAGCCTCCTCGTCGACCGCGCGCCCCTGTCCCGGACGACGCTGGCCGAAGCTGCCGCCGGTTTTGGCGAACGCGCCGATGCGGGCGGGCGCGTGTCCGAGCAGTTCGAGGTGATCTACCTCACCGGCTGGGCGCCCTCCCCCGACCAGCCGAAGCCGGCGCGTCGCGGCAGCGCGACCGTGTCGCTGGCAGAGGCGCTACGACCCAAGCACTAG
- a CDS encoding (deoxy)nucleoside triphosphate pyrophosphohydrolase translates to MVVAAALVDSDGRVLVQQRPQGLPMAGLWEFPGGKVEPRELPEAALIRELHEELGITVERSCLAPATFASEPLGQRHLLLLLYALRKWSGVVEARHATALRWVRPVELHRLEMPPADRPLIGLLEALV, encoded by the coding sequence ATGGTCGTCGCTGCGGCCCTGGTCGACAGCGATGGCCGGGTGCTGGTGCAGCAGCGACCGCAGGGGCTGCCGATGGCGGGTCTGTGGGAGTTCCCCGGCGGCAAGGTGGAACCGCGCGAACTGCCGGAGGCGGCCTTGATCCGTGAGTTGCACGAGGAGCTCGGCATCACGGTGGAGCGATCGTGCCTGGCGCCCGCGACCTTTGCCAGTGAGCCGCTGGGCCAGCGGCACCTGCTGCTGTTGCTCTACGCGCTGCGCAAATGGTCCGGCGTCGTCGAGGCGCGGCATGCCACCGCGCTCCGCTGGGTCCGCCCGGTGGAACTGCACCGGTTGGAAATGCCGCCCGCAGACCGCCCCCTCATCGGCCTGCTGGAGGCGCTGGTCTGA
- a CDS encoding Flp family type IVb pilin translates to MRVIASLARRLLRDRRGATMVEYALIIALIALAALAALTPVARKVVGMWDHADEEVSDAVQR, encoded by the coding sequence ATGCGTGTCATTGCAAGCCTAGCCCGCAGGCTGCTGCGTGACCGACGCGGTGCCACGATGGTCGAATATGCGCTGATCATCGCGCTCATCGCGCTTGCCGCGCTGGCGGCACTCACTCCGGTGGCACGCAAGGTCGTGGGCATGTGGGATCATGCGGACGAGGAAGTGTCGGATGCCGTTCAGCGCTGA
- a CDS encoding Flp family type IVb pilin → MQKIRTFLKNNKGATAIEYGLIAALIAVAAIAAMSGLGGSLSGTFNKVGTKLNNSVT, encoded by the coding sequence ATGCAGAAGATCCGCACCTTCCTGAAGAACAACAAGGGCGCCACCGCGATCGAATACGGCCTGATCGCAGCCCTGATCGCCGTTGCCGCAATCGCTGCGATGTCGGGCCTGGGCGGCTCGCTGAGCGGCACGTTCAACAAGGTCGGCACCAAGCTGAACAACTCGGTTACCTGA
- a CDS encoding acetyl-CoA carboxylase carboxyltransferase subunit alpha, with translation MATFLDFEKPIAELQGRIDELRDTAAGGEVDIEAEISKLQGKSDRLLRDTYAKLTPWQKTQVARHPERPHFKHYVAALIEGFMPLGGDRAFADDSAIIGGLGRLNGRKVMVIGHEKGDDTASRLKHNFGMGKPEGYRKAIRLMQLADRFGLPVVTLVDTSGAFPGIQAEERGQAEAIARSTEASLALGVPMVAAILGEGGSGGAVALAAGNRVLMMEHAVYSVISPEGCASILWRTADRAPDAAEAMKVTAQDLQALGVIDTIVAEPLGGAHRDPAAAIASLGAALGNALGELEGQTTEQLRRDRRAKFLNMGRA, from the coding sequence ATGGCCACCTTTCTGGATTTCGAGAAGCCGATCGCCGAGCTGCAGGGCCGGATCGACGAGCTGCGCGATACCGCGGCCGGCGGAGAGGTCGACATCGAGGCGGAAATCTCGAAGCTGCAGGGCAAGTCCGATCGTCTGCTGCGCGACACCTATGCGAAGCTGACGCCGTGGCAGAAGACCCAGGTCGCGCGGCATCCGGAACGGCCCCACTTCAAGCACTATGTCGCAGCGCTGATCGAGGGCTTCATGCCGCTGGGCGGCGACCGCGCCTTTGCCGACGATTCCGCGATCATCGGCGGCCTCGGCCGGCTCAACGGCCGCAAGGTGATGGTGATCGGCCATGAGAAAGGCGACGACACCGCCAGCCGGCTCAAGCACAATTTCGGCATGGGCAAGCCGGAGGGGTATCGCAAGGCGATCCGTCTGATGCAGCTCGCGGACCGCTTCGGCCTGCCGGTGGTGACGCTGGTCGACACGTCCGGTGCGTTTCCCGGCATCCAGGCGGAAGAGCGCGGCCAAGCGGAGGCGATCGCCCGCTCGACCGAGGCGAGCCTCGCACTTGGAGTGCCGATGGTCGCTGCCATCCTCGGTGAGGGCGGTTCAGGCGGCGCCGTGGCGCTCGCTGCCGGTAACCGGGTGCTGATGATGGAGCACGCGGTCTATTCGGTGATCTCGCCCGAGGGCTGCGCCTCGATCCTGTGGCGCACGGCCGATCGCGCGCCGGATGCGGCAGAGGCGATGAAGGTCACGGCGCAGGACCTGCAGGCGCTGGGCGTGATCGACACGATCGTGGCAGAGCCGCTGGGCGGCGCGCACCGCGACCCTGCTGCCGCAATCGCCTCTCTGGGTGCGGCGCTCGGCAACGCGCTGGGCGAACTGGAGGGGCAAACGACGGAACAGTTGCGTCGCGATCGACGGGCCAAGTTCCTGAACATGGGGCGCGCCTGA
- a CDS encoding tyrosine-type recombinase/integrase has translation MSEGGAPAGSDRILIDRFLEMLAAEAGAARNTLLAYGTDLRLASDALAGRLADADRPALERLAEGWGDLSRATVARKSAALRRFFAFLADEGLRADDPGRALPRPGSARPLPRTLSSADVDRLFEAIEARIARDPPNPLDLRLAALVELLYGSGLRATELVSLPRTAIATDRPYLILRGKGGRERMVPVSDRARAAVASWRAHVPADKPWLFPSGKTHLSRIRLFQLLKALAAEAGIPPDRVSPHVLRHAFATHLLEGGADLRALQAMLGHADIATTEIYTHVDSQRLVELVNARHPLVDALRRAP, from the coding sequence GTGAGCGAAGGCGGCGCGCCCGCCGGCAGCGATCGCATCCTGATCGACCGCTTCCTGGAAATGCTGGCGGCGGAAGCGGGGGCGGCGCGCAACACGTTGCTTGCCTATGGAACCGATCTGCGGCTCGCATCGGACGCGCTCGCGGGCCGGCTTGCCGATGCCGATCGTCCGGCGCTGGAACGGCTCGCCGAGGGCTGGGGTGATCTCTCGCGCGCTACCGTTGCGCGCAAGTCGGCCGCCTTGCGGCGCTTCTTCGCCTTTCTGGCCGATGAGGGGCTTCGCGCGGACGATCCCGGCCGCGCGCTGCCGCGGCCCGGAAGCGCGCGGCCGCTGCCGCGGACGCTGTCCTCGGCAGATGTGGACCGCTTGTTCGAGGCGATCGAGGCCCGGATCGCGCGCGATCCCCCGAACCCCCTCGACCTTCGTCTCGCGGCGCTGGTGGAACTGCTCTACGGCTCCGGCTTGCGAGCGACAGAGCTCGTGTCCCTGCCACGCACCGCCATCGCAACGGATCGGCCCTATCTGATCCTGCGCGGCAAGGGTGGGCGCGAGCGGATGGTTCCGGTCTCCGATCGCGCGCGCGCCGCAGTCGCCAGCTGGCGCGCCCATGTCCCGGCAGACAAGCCATGGCTGTTTCCATCGGGCAAGACGCATCTGTCGCGCATCCGCTTGTTCCAGCTGCTGAAGGCCTTGGCCGCGGAGGCCGGAATCCCGCCCGACCGGGTGAGCCCGCACGTCCTGCGCCACGCCTTCGCCACCCATTTGCTGGAAGGGGGTGCGGACCTGCGTGCGCTGCAGGCGATGCTGGGGCATGCCGACATCGCGACCACCGAAATCTACACTCATGTCGACAGCCAGCGGCTGGTCGAGCTGGTCAACGCGCGCCATCCGCTCGTTGACGCCCTCCGCCGGGCACCGTAA
- a CDS encoding shikimate kinase translates to MLQTHASTPPWSGKPIVLVGLMGVGKSTVGRRLAHRMRLPFVDADNEIERAAGMTIAEMFERFGEAHFRDGERRVIARLIDGSPKVIATGGGAFINEETRALILEHGLAVWLDAAPAVLAERVGRRDHRPLLRGKDAKAVLTELAAIRNPFYAMAPVHIVSQQAPHEATVNAILEAIRP, encoded by the coding sequence ATGCTGCAAACCCATGCCTCGACACCGCCGTGGAGCGGAAAGCCGATCGTGCTGGTCGGGCTGATGGGCGTGGGCAAATCCACTGTCGGTCGCCGGCTGGCGCACCGCATGCGGCTGCCCTTCGTCGACGCGGACAATGAGATCGAGCGTGCTGCCGGCATGACCATCGCCGAGATGTTCGAGCGGTTCGGCGAAGCGCATTTCCGCGACGGGGAACGCCGCGTCATCGCCCGGTTGATCGACGGCAGCCCCAAGGTGATCGCCACCGGCGGCGGCGCCTTCATCAACGAAGAGACGCGCGCCCTGATCCTGGAACATGGCCTCGCCGTCTGGCTCGATGCCGCGCCAGCAGTGCTCGCCGAGCGGGTCGGCCGCCGCGACCACCGCCCGCTGTTGCGTGGCAAGGATGCCAAGGCGGTGCTGACCGAGCTCGCCGCGATCCGCAACCCGTTCTACGCCATGGCCCCCGTGCACATCGTCAGCCAGCAGGCCCCGCACGAAGCCACCGTCAACGCCATCCTGGAGGCGATCCGCCCGTGA
- the aroB gene encoding 3-dehydroquinate synthase encodes MTTIPVSLGTRSYDVVIEAGLLARAGELLAPIARGRPMPIVADEAVAPHLETLRASLSAAGIASEAIVLPAGEGSKSWATLELLMDRLLALGVERRDHVIALGGGVIGDLVGFASAILKRGCGFVQVPTTLLAQVDSSVGGKTGINTRAGKNLVGAFHQPAIVLIDPTTLDTLPLREVRAGYAEVAKYGLIDDPEFFAWCEANADRLLAGDPEAREIAIARSVAAKARIVGEDERETSGRRALLNLGHTFGHALEAEAGFDGSLLHGEAVAAGMALAFAFSASRGLCPPEDAARVAAHLRAAGLPDGLAAAGISASGARLVDHMRHDKKMEGGTLALLLAHGIGRTYVDRGVALEEIAAFLDTQPR; translated from the coding sequence GTGACCACCATTCCCGTTTCGCTCGGCACCCGCAGCTATGACGTCGTCATCGAGGCGGGGCTGCTCGCGCGAGCCGGGGAGTTGCTGGCACCGATCGCACGCGGCAGGCCGATGCCGATCGTAGCCGACGAAGCGGTCGCGCCGCACCTGGAGACCCTGCGCGCGTCGCTCTCGGCCGCGGGTATCGCGAGCGAGGCGATCGTGCTGCCCGCCGGCGAAGGTTCCAAGAGCTGGGCCACGCTCGAACTGCTGATGGATCGGCTGCTCGCACTTGGGGTCGAGCGGCGCGATCATGTGATTGCGCTCGGCGGCGGCGTGATCGGGGACCTGGTGGGCTTCGCGAGCGCCATCCTGAAGCGCGGCTGCGGGTTCGTGCAGGTGCCGACCACCCTGCTGGCGCAGGTCGATTCGTCGGTGGGCGGCAAGACCGGCATCAACACGCGGGCCGGCAAGAACCTCGTCGGCGCCTTCCACCAGCCGGCCATCGTGCTCATCGATCCGACGACGCTCGATACCCTGCCGTTGCGCGAAGTCCGTGCGGGCTATGCCGAGGTGGCCAAATACGGCCTGATCGACGATCCCGAGTTCTTCGCCTGGTGCGAAGCCAATGCCGACCGGCTGCTCGCGGGGGACCCGGAAGCGCGCGAGATCGCGATCGCGCGATCGGTCGCGGCCAAGGCGCGCATCGTCGGGGAGGACGAGCGCGAGACGAGCGGTCGGCGCGCGCTGCTCAACCTCGGCCACACCTTCGGCCATGCGCTGGAGGCGGAGGCAGGCTTCGACGGATCGCTGTTGCACGGCGAAGCGGTTGCGGCAGGCATGGCCCTCGCCTTCGCCTTTTCCGCGAGCCGCGGCCTGTGCCCGCCCGAGGATGCAGCGCGGGTGGCAGCCCACCTGCGCGCGGCGGGTCTTCCGGACGGCCTTGCAGCGGCCGGGATCTCGGCAAGCGGCGCGCGACTGGTCGACCATATGCGGCACGACAAGAAGATGGAGGGCGGCACGCTCGCGCTGCTGCTCGCGCATGGGATCGGCCGGACCTATGTCGATCGCGGCGTGGCGCTGGAAGAGATCGCGGCGTTCCTCGACACGCAGCCGCGCTGA
- a CDS encoding DUF423 domain-containing protein, whose translation MNLLMLLAALSGALAVGAGAFGAHGAEGQAREWLQTGGQYQLVHAVAALVALRLEARGPGWLFVGGALIFAGTLYAMAFGAPRWLGAVTPIGGTLLILGWLWLAWTGLRG comes from the coding sequence ATGAACCTGCTGATGCTTCTGGCCGCATTGTCCGGCGCGCTCGCAGTGGGCGCGGGCGCCTTTGGTGCGCATGGTGCCGAGGGCCAGGCGCGGGAATGGCTGCAAACGGGTGGCCAGTATCAGCTCGTCCACGCCGTCGCGGCGCTGGTCGCCCTGCGGCTGGAGGCGCGCGGACCCGGATGGCTGTTCGTGGGCGGCGCGCTGATCTTTGCCGGCACGCTCTATGCGATGGCCTTCGGGGCGCCGCGCTGGCTTGGCGCCGTCACCCCGATCGGCGGCACGCTGCTGATCCTCGGCTGGCTCTGGCTGGCCTGGACGGGCCTGCGCGGCTGA
- a CDS encoding cation:proton antiporter domain-containing protein has product MEAHSATSFVRDFAPLLGAALLFVLIFRKLKLGATLGFLVAGVVVGPQVLGLVGDAEAKMGIAELGITLLLFLVGLELSPSRLWRMKRDIFGFGLLQVTLCGIAITGVVWLFTHFTIPAALALGLPLALSSTAQVLPMLQSAGRLKTPYGERAFSILLFQDLSIVPLITIVAALSRNPDDVGGPPGWMLALYTVLAITGLILAGRFLLRPLFRLIGNLGEREMFVFAGLFTVIASAAIMEALGLSTALGAFIAGVMLADSPYRHELEADVEPFRAILLGLFFLSVGMLLDLSAIAERPVFVTGMALALIATKAVVIGLLALLFGMPWRKALALGLLLSQGGEFGFVLFAQAQHALLIAPEAASVFGAVVTLSMATTPFLMMLTRRFRMEPQASTDGLDGPKHDGAAALVIGYGRFGQTVGQMLIGQGISVTLIDTDPVTIERAGNFGMKVYYGDGTRIDTLRRAGADEAQLLLFCIDGQQMEPADLEAVKLAFPDAVIFMRVFDRLSILRLKGAPVEGYVREVLDSAVAMARKAMACVGVDETEIDRTEEAYRNLDTKRLAQQLEAQDLYAGREAMFSQERGSAARDGLSREA; this is encoded by the coding sequence ATGGAGGCGCATTCCGCCACGTCGTTCGTCCGCGACTTCGCACCGCTGCTCGGGGCAGCGCTTCTGTTCGTTCTGATTTTCCGCAAGCTGAAGCTCGGCGCGACGCTGGGCTTCCTGGTTGCGGGCGTCGTCGTCGGGCCGCAGGTCCTGGGGCTCGTCGGCGATGCCGAGGCCAAGATGGGCATCGCGGAGCTCGGCATCACGCTGCTCCTGTTCCTGGTCGGGCTGGAATTGAGCCCGTCCCGGCTGTGGCGGATGAAGCGGGACATTTTCGGGTTCGGCCTGCTCCAGGTGACCTTGTGCGGCATCGCCATCACCGGCGTCGTGTGGCTGTTCACGCACTTCACCATCCCCGCGGCCCTCGCGCTCGGCTTGCCGCTGGCGCTGTCCTCGACGGCCCAGGTGCTGCCGATGCTGCAGTCCGCCGGGCGCCTGAAGACGCCGTACGGCGAGCGCGCCTTCTCGATCCTGCTGTTCCAGGATCTGTCGATCGTCCCGCTGATCACCATCGTGGCGGCGCTTTCGCGCAATCCGGACGATGTGGGCGGGCCGCCGGGATGGATGCTGGCGCTCTACACGGTGCTGGCGATCACCGGATTGATCCTCGCGGGCCGCTTCCTGTTGCGACCGCTCTTCCGCCTGATCGGCAATCTGGGCGAGCGCGAGATGTTCGTGTTCGCGGGCCTGTTCACGGTAATCGCTTCCGCGGCGATCATGGAGGCGCTCGGTCTTTCGACCGCGCTTGGCGCCTTCATTGCAGGGGTGATGCTGGCCGACAGTCCGTACCGCCACGAGCTCGAGGCCGACGTCGAGCCCTTCCGCGCGATCCTGCTCGGCCTGTTCTTCCTCTCGGTGGGCATGCTGCTCGATCTCTCGGCCATCGCCGAGCGGCCGGTGTTCGTGACGGGCATGGCACTGGCGCTGATCGCGACCAAGGCCGTGGTGATCGGGCTCCTTGCGCTGCTGTTCGGCATGCCGTGGCGCAAGGCCCTGGCGCTCGGCCTCCTGCTGAGCCAGGGTGGCGAGTTCGGCTTCGTGCTGTTCGCCCAGGCCCAGCATGCGCTGCTGATCGCGCCCGAGGCTGCCAGCGTGTTCGGTGCCGTCGTGACGCTTTCAATGGCCACGACGCCGTTCCTGATGATGCTCACCCGCCGCTTTCGCATGGAGCCCCAGGCGAGCACCGACGGGCTTGATGGTCCCAAGCACGACGGCGCCGCGGCACTGGTGATCGGCTATGGCCGCTTCGGGCAGACGGTCGGACAGATGCTGATCGGCCAGGGCATCAGCGTGACGCTGATCGACACGGACCCGGTGACGATCGAGCGTGCCGGCAACTTCGGCATGAAGGTATACTACGGCGACGGCACTCGGATCGACACGCTCCGCCGGGCGGGCGCGGACGAGGCGCAGTTGCTGCTGTTCTGCATTGATGGCCAGCAGATGGAGCCGGCCGATCTCGAAGCGGTGAAGCTCGCCTTCCCCGATGCCGTGATCTTCATGCGCGTGTTCGATCGCCTGTCGATCCTTCGCCTGAAGGGTGCTCCGGTGGAGGGCTATGTCCGCGAAGTGCTCGATTCCGCAGTCGCGATGGCGCGCAAGGCGATGGCGTGCGTCGGCGTGGACGAGACGGAGATCGACCGGACCGAAGAGGCCTATCGCAACCTGGACACCAAGCGGCTCGCCCAGCAGTTGGAGGCGCAGGACCTCTATGCCGGGCGCGAGGCGATGTTCAGCCAGGAACGGGGAAGCGCCGCCCGCGACGGACTTTCGCGCGAGGCGTGA
- a CDS encoding iron-sulfur cluster assembly scaffold protein, whose translation MTAPLYNTEILRLAATIPHQQRLESPMGSVERRSPVCGSRVTVDVNLDAEGRVSELGMLVRACALGQASSSLMAAHAIGRTPEELDAARDALSDWLAGGEGPPDWPGLALFEPALPHSARHASIRLAFEAAAEAARSAREGRPG comes from the coding sequence GTGACTGCGCCGCTCTACAACACCGAGATCCTGCGGCTTGCCGCAACCATTCCCCACCAGCAGCGACTGGAGTCGCCCATGGGGAGCGTGGAAAGACGCTCGCCGGTGTGCGGCAGTCGCGTCACCGTGGACGTCAACCTCGACGCGGAAGGCCGGGTGTCCGAACTCGGCATGCTCGTGCGCGCCTGCGCGCTCGGCCAGGCATCCTCGTCGCTGATGGCGGCGCATGCGATCGGCCGCACGCCCGAGGAACTGGACGCGGCACGCGACGCGCTGTCGGATTGGCTCGCCGGCGGGGAAGGGCCTCCCGACTGGCCGGGCCTCGCATTGTTCGAGCCGGCGCTGCCGCATAGCGCTCGTCACGCCTCGATCCGCCTCGCGTTCGAGGCTGCGGCCGAGGCCGCTCGATCCGCGCGCGAAGGGCGGCCGGGCTGA
- a CDS encoding CvpA family protein, whose translation MELTALDIVVLLIVGGAALLGLKRGFVTEVLSLMAWIFVVFAIKLFHTPVSAALVGVIGTSAGAATLAFALIAGIVYFLGRLVANGVGSRTRTSILGPVDRALGFGFGAVKGLVLCSLGFLLLVLVIDTIAGGPKRRPDWITQSRTYALLDSTSASIADIVYRRRRGEPMFGEAAANTSY comes from the coding sequence ATGGAATTGACCGCACTCGACATCGTGGTGCTGCTGATCGTCGGCGGTGCCGCTCTGCTTGGCCTCAAGCGCGGCTTCGTGACCGAAGTGCTGTCGCTGATGGCCTGGATCTTCGTCGTCTTCGCGATCAAGCTGTTCCACACTCCGGTCAGCGCCGCACTGGTGGGCGTGATCGGCACGTCGGCGGGCGCTGCGACGCTGGCCTTCGCGTTGATCGCCGGCATCGTCTATTTCCTGGGGCGGCTCGTGGCCAATGGCGTGGGCTCGCGCACCCGCACCTCGATCCTGGGGCCGGTCGATCGTGCGCTTGGCTTCGGTTTCGGCGCGGTGAAGGGCCTGGTGCTGTGCAGTCTCGGCTTCCTGCTGCTGGTGCTGGTGATCGACACCATCGCGGGCGGGCCCAAGCGCCGCCCGGACTGGATCACCCAGTCGCGCACCTACGCGCTGCTCGATTCCACCAGCGCCAGCATCGCCGACATCGTCTACCGGCGCCGGCGTGGCGAGCCGATGTTCGGGGAAGCCGCGGCGAACACGTCCTACTGA